One window from the genome of Andrena cerasifolii isolate SP2316 chromosome 3, iyAndCera1_principal, whole genome shotgun sequence encodes:
- the LOC143366998 gene encoding uncharacterized protein LOC143366998, with product MEQMIALSTQNPLTLLVKFGMMAWNDTCGQENCSGHGECHNGTCLCEIQFDGLECHVPNLSYYIAFATIFFMLAFVCLIQLIMCIIAEWQKMKAPSFLRACRVTTQKVLYFIVFLASLIRGAYFTSPTAFKEGWSKSLLSAYYPLVLSGSSLIVCFWAEVFHLRNMSWDKPQFLSKSFMGFVIFNALTYSLLLAEFITAQIYSEEDQSFYTRVFNGCYAVLLFIVVIFFLIYGVEVFFKIRGGFLSDGQSAISVNKRMVADLKVNAEEQVTAKLFDPVPSTSNSLQVQQQINLSQLHQSRVGLLSQAFMLFIVVGFLCSETLSEFWKTKVPLYSRNWHDVVFRVIEVGVILWFPCVLWNCFSPEQLWILNPKRIFKRLDQSKYVKEFELHDKSGEQDAALFSDGTSISNKDCWICYDSDRQDAGPLIQPCQCRGDVSAVHHNCLRHWLVESSVNADNLLCKVCGARYNVEHANRLDWQNSITSRHCLQTIAIVTTMCGSSAAAWTLIQLVEGPIIRMLAAGTALLVMYVCIRFLSLNTVVAYQRAKISSLNIISSDNNGTAHVSTISHTVCVDLAKSETATI from the exons ATGGAACAAATGATCGCTTTAAGTACGCAAAATCCATTGACTTTATTAGTAAAGTTTGGAATGATGGCGTGGAACGACACGTGTGGCCAAGAAAATTGTTCTGGACACGGAGAATGCCACAATGGTACTTGCTTATGCGAG ATTCAATTTGACGGCTTAGAATGTCATGTTCCGAATTTGAGCTATTACATTGCGTTTGCAACTATATTCTTCATGCTGGCATTTGTGTGCCTGATACAACTCATCATGTGTATCATTGCCGAATGGCAGAAAATGAAAGCACCATCATTTCTTAGAGCTTGTAGAGTGACGACACagaaagttttatattttattgtgtttttGGCGTCGCTAATTCGTGGTGCATATTTTACATCTCCG ACTGCATTCAAGGAAGGATGGTCTAAAAGTTTATTATCCGCGTATTATCCACTTGTTTTAAGTGGATCGTCGTTAATCGTTTGTTTTTGGGCTGAAGTATTTCATCTGAGAAACATGTCATGGGACAAGCCGCAGTTTCTTTCAAAATCATTTATGGGTTTTGTTATATTTAACGCGCTGACATATTCTCTGCTGTTGGCAGAATTTATAACAGCTCAAATATATTCAGAGGAGGATCAG AGCTTCTATACTCGTGTCTTTAATGGGTGTTACGCAGTTCTGCTATTTATTGTTGTGATTTTCTTCTTAATCTATGgagtagaagtattttttaag ATTCGAGGTGGATTTTTGAGTGATGGTCAGAGTGCTATAAGCGTAAACAAACGTATGGTCGCTGACTTAAAAGTTAATGCCGAAGAACAAGTTACTGCGAAACTGTTTGATCCAGTTCCAAGTACATCGAACTCATTGCAAGTGCAGCAACAAATAAATCTTTCCCAGCTCCATCAGTCTCGTGTTGGATTATTATCACAAGCATTCATGCTTTTCATTGTTGTTGGATTTCTGTGCAGCGAAACACTTAGCGAATTTTGGAAAACTAA GGTTCCTTTATACAGTAGGAATTGGCATGACGTTGTTTTCCGCGTGATTGAAGTCGGAGTAATACTGTGGTTCCCATGTGTGTTATGGAACTGTTTTAG TCCAGAACAATTGTGGATTTTAAATCCAAAGCGTATTTTCAAAAGACTAGACCAGTCAAAATATGTGAAAGAATTTGAATTACACGACAAAAGCGGAGAACAGGATGCTGCACTTTTCTCAGATGGAACATCGATTAGTAATAAGGACTGTTGGATCTGTTACGATAGTGATAGGCAAGATGCTGGCCCATTAATACAGCCTTGCCAATGCAGGGGCGATGTTAGCGCCGTTCATCATAACTGTTTACGTCATTGGTTAGTCGAG AGCTCTGTGAACGCTGATAACCTCCTCTGCAAAGTATGCGGCGCCAGGTATAACGTCGAACATGCAAATAGGCTGGATTGGCAGAATAGTATAACTTCGCGTCATTGTTTGCAAACTATTGCTATTGTCACGACAATGTGTGGATCATCAGCTGCTGCCTGGACACTTATTCAATTAGTAGAGGGTCCTATTATTAGAATGCTTGCAGCTGGTACAGCATTATTGGTGATGTATGTTTGCATAAG GTTTTTAAGTTTGAATACAGTAGTGGCATATCAACGTGCCAAGATCTcatctttaaatattattagcTCTGACAATAATGGAACTGCACACGTTTCTACTATCAGTCACACGGTTTGTGTGGACTTGGCGAAATCTGAAACAGCTACGATATAA